CAACCCCGCCTGCTGCTGAGCCTGGCGGCGGCGAGCCTGGTGTTGGCGCCGGTCGTGGCGGTGTTCGGCGCGTGAGCGAGCCCGACCTCGACGAGGCCGGTGGCCGGGCGCGCTTCCTGCAGGTGTTCCTGGCCCAGCGCGGGCGCATGGAGGCGCTGGTCAGCCGGCGCGTTGGCTGTCGTGCCACGGCCTCGGACCTGGTCCAGGAACTGTTCCTGCGCTTCTGGCGTCGGCCTGCGGTCAAGGTCGAGGCGCTCGACACCTACCTCTTGCGCTGCGCCGGCAACCTGGCGATCGACCACCTGCGCAGCGAAGGCAGTCGCGGTCGGTTCACCGAAGGGCTGTCGATCAGCGACGAGGCGCTCTCGGCCCAGGCGCCAGAGCAGGCGCTGGAGGTCGATCACGATCTGCGCCGCATCGAGCAGGCCCTGCGCGCCTTGCCGGAACGTACGCGACAGATCTTCCTGCTCAACCGCATCCACGGCTGCAAGTACGGCGAGATCGCCAAGGCCATGCAGGTGTCCCAGAGTGCGGTGGAAAAGCATATGATGCGCGCCCTCGAAGCGTGCAAGGCGAGTGT
The Pseudomonas putida genome window above contains:
- a CDS encoding RNA polymerase sigma factor: MSEPDLDEAGGRARFLQVFLAQRGRMEALVSRRVGCRATASDLVQELFLRFWRRPAVKVEALDTYLLRCAGNLAIDHLRSEGSRGRFTEGLSISDEALSAQAPEQALEVDHDLRRIEQALRALPERTRQIFLLNRIHGCKYGEIAKAMQVSQSAVEKHMMRALEACKASVAEPATPLRRPGSDRR